AGGAACTTGCGCCCGGATCCGTCGAGCTGTCCTCCGTAGCGCCGGTTGATCAGCTCGGTAAAGGACGCGATGGTCCGCAGCGGCTCTTGCAGGTCGTGCGAGGCTACATACGCGAAGCGCTCCAGTTCGGCGTTGCTGCGCTCCAGTTCCACCGTACGCTCCTGCAGGGCCCGGGCTGAACGCGCGCCCTCCAGCGTCAGGGTGAGGCTGCGCATCACCGTGTCGAGCAGCGCGCGGTCCGTAACGGTCCAGCGCCGTTGCCCGAACAGCCCCAGCACCAGCACGCCCCGCACCTCACCCGCCACCTTCACGGGCAGCGAGACGGTCGTGCTGATGTGCTCCACGCGGCCTTTGAGGTTGTCGCCCTGCCGGTTGTACTCGTCTTGGTAAAGCGGCTCGCCCGTCTCGAAAGGCACCCGGACTGTAGGGGTTTGCGCGTAGGGCAAACCCGCCTCCAGTTGCCGCTGCAATTCGGGGTGACGCACATCCCCCACCTGCGTCCCGATGCGCCACAGGTCGCCCTCCCTCTCCCAGTAGATCGCGTAACCGTCGGGCAGCAGGGAAAGCACGATCTCGCTCGCCCGCCGGATAAGGGCGTGGGGATCGGCCTCCAGCGTCAGGTCCCGCGTGAGCCGTGCAAAGGCTTCGAGCGCCCGTGTCCGCGCTTCCAGGGCGTCACGCTGCGCGGCAAGCTGTGAGGCCACTTCCGCCCGTTCCAGCGCGAGGTTCAAGCTGCGCCCCGCCGAGCGCACCACCGCCCGTGAGGGCTCGGACCACCGCTGCACGTCCTTGAGGCCCACCGCGAGTATTCCCGCCACCTCGCCGCCCACCACCATCGGGTACAGGGCCACGGTGCCGTATTCCTGAGTCGCGGCCACCTGCTGCTGTTCGGGGTTCCAGCCGTCCACGAACACCGGTTGCCCGGTCCGCTCGGCTTTCGAGAACGCGGGGGCGTCCACCGCAATACCCGCCGTGATGCTCGCCACCACCTCCGGGGCCAGGTCCTCGGTCCACACCCGGGCGTGCCACGAGCTTCCCTCGCGCTCGTAGTACGCCGCGCTGCCCGCCGTAAAAAAGCTGGAAAAGACCGCGAACACCTCGCGCACCAGGGTGAGGAGCTCCGTCGAGAGCCCCGCCGCCTCGGTGAAGCGCACGAAGGCTCCCAACGCCGCCGCCTGCTCCTCCAGTTCGCGGGTGCGCGCCTCCACCCGGCACTCCAGCAGCGCGTGGCTGCCCTGAAGCTGACTGTAGAGGCGCGAGTTGTCGAGCGCCACCGCTGTCTGCGCGGCCAGTCCCAGCGTCAGATTCTCGGCCTGTTCGGTAAACACGCCCACCTCCGCGTGCCCGAAAAACAGACCGCCCAGCACCTCGCCCGAGCGGGAGACGACCGGCACAGCCAGGTAGCTGCGCACGGGCAGGTGCCCTTCCGGCATGCCGTGATACGGCGCAGCGTGCCCGTAGCGCGGGTCTTTCGTGATGTCCGCCGAGCGCAACACGCCCTCGCCCACAAACGTCGGGTGAAAGATGGCCGTGTTGCGCGGCATCGGAAAGCGCGAGAACGCCTCTCTGGGCACTCCCGACAGGGTGTAGAGGGTGTAGCTTTCCTGCCGCTCGTTGACCAGGTTGTAGAAAAAGGCCCCGAACTGCGCGCCCGTCAGTTCCACGCCTGCGTCCGTCACCGCCTGCACCAGCCGGTTTAAGTCCAGTTCCGCAGACAGTGAGCGCCCGATGCGGTTCAGCGTTGCCAGGGTCTCGGCCTGCTCGTGCAGCCGTGACTCCACCGTCGTGCGCCCCAGCGCCTGCACGCACTGCTCCACCAGCGTCCTCAGGAAGCGCCGCTCGTCCCCGCCAAAGCGCCGCGCTTCCCGGAAGCTCAGCGCCAGAACGCCCCAGAGCCTGCCCTCCACGTTCAGGGGAAAGGCCGCCAGGCTGCGCGTCTCCCCGGACCGGAGGCCCACCGACCCCGGATACTGCCGGTCGAAGTCGTCTCCTCCCACAAAGACGACTTTCCCGGTCCGCGCCGCCTCGCACTGCGGGAGGTCCAGCGTGAGGGGAAAGCGGGCGAAACGCCCGCGCAACTCGGCGCTGTAGCCCACGTCGCCGCGCAGTGCGAGGTGCTCACCGTCGGGGGTCGGCGTGAGGATGGCCCCCATATACGCACCCACTGCGCCCACCGCATGCTCCAGCATGGCGCGCAGCACCTCGTCCGGATGTTCCGCCCCGCTCAGCGCCGCTGCCACCTGGCCCAGCGCGGACGCGTGTTTCAGAGGAGTCACGTCCTGCATCTGCACCGCCAGGTTCCCGTTTCCGGGCGCAATCTGCACCCGCACCCAGCGGCCCAGCACCGGATTGAAGGCCTCGTATTCGGTGGTCTGCCCCGATGCCCGCGCCTCCCGGCTCGCCGCACGCCAGCGCGTGCTGAAGGCATAGGGGAAGTCTTTTTCCAGCGAGTGGCCCACGATCTCCTGGGGACTCAACTCCACCAGCGCCGCCGCCGCCCGGTTGGCGTAGGTAAAGCGGCCCTCACCGTCCAGCACAAACACCATGTCGCTGCTCGTCTCCAGCAGCTGGGCGAGCGCCGGGGCCACGGCGGAAGGGTCAGGTGGGGTCATGCAGGGCTCGGCTTTGGGGCAGGTGTCGCGGCGGGGAGGGGATCAGGCACTTCCCACGATTCTACCGAACGGGGGGAAGACGCGAGCCAAAGCGCCACGCCTTCATCTTTATGCGGGGGCACTTGGCGTCCGGGAGCTCCAACTCTGGAACGAATAGACCGAGGGCTGGGAGTTGGCGGACGTCCGGACAGGTGCCTTCGCCTCTCGCTTGTCAAGGAACTCATCTGCTCAAGCCGCTTTTGAAAAGCGCAAAAGTAATGTTGTGCGCTCCCGACATGGACAACAGCGCGGCGTATTTATGCGAAGTGTGTACTCTCTCCAACATACCGCGCGCCGCGCCGGGATGAGAGAGGAGTGCCCCTGATGGACCGAAATGAAATCCTTAACCCTTCCCCGCAGGAACCCGGGACCTTGGAGACGCGCGGCCCTACCACGGCGGGACTGTATAGCCCCGAACACGAGCATGACGCCTGCGGTGTGGGCTTTATCGCCCACCTGCGCGGCCAGAAGGCCCACAGCATCGTCACCCAGGGCCTCAAGATCCTGGAAAACCTCGATCACCGCGGGGCCGTCGGCTCGGACCCCCTGATGGGCGACGGTGCGGGCATCCTGATTCAGATTCCCGACGAGTTCTACCGCGAGGAAATGGCGAAGCAGGGCATTACGCTGCCGCCTCCCGGCGATTACGGCGTGGGCATGATCTTCCTGCCCAAGGAGCACGCTTCCCGCCTCGCGTGTGAGCAGGAGCTGGAACGTGCCATCAAGGCCGAGGGCCAGGTGCTGCTCGGTTGGCGCGACGTACCCGTCAACGCAGAGATGCCGATGTCTCCGGCCGTGCGGGACCGCGAGCCCGTCATCCGCCAGGTCTTTATCGGCCACGGGCCCGACATCCTGGTGCCCGACGCCTTGGAGCGCAAGCTGTACGTGATCCGCAAGCGCGCGTCGCTCGCCATCCTGCGCCTCAAGCTGACCCATGGGCGCGAGTACTACGTGCCCTCCATGTCCTGCCGCACGGTGATCTACAAGGGCCTGCTGCTGGCCGGACAGGTGGGCGAGTATTACCTGGACCTGCAGGACGAGCGCGTCGTCTCGGCCCTCGCCCTCGTCCACCAGCGCTTTTCCACCAACACCTTTCCCGAGTGGTACCTCGCGCAC
This is a stretch of genomic DNA from Deinococcus hopiensis KR-140. It encodes these proteins:
- a CDS encoding GAF domain-containing protein, producing the protein MTPPDPSAVAPALAQLLETSSDMVFVLDGEGRFTYANRAAAALVELSPQEIVGHSLEKDFPYAFSTRWRAASREARASGQTTEYEAFNPVLGRWVRVQIAPGNGNLAVQMQDVTPLKHASALGQVAAALSGAEHPDEVLRAMLEHAVGAVGAYMGAILTPTPDGEHLALRGDVGYSAELRGRFARFPLTLDLPQCEAARTGKVVFVGGDDFDRQYPGSVGLRSGETRSLAAFPLNVEGRLWGVLALSFREARRFGGDERRFLRTLVEQCVQALGRTTVESRLHEQAETLATLNRIGRSLSAELDLNRLVQAVTDAGVELTGAQFGAFFYNLVNERQESYTLYTLSGVPREAFSRFPMPRNTAIFHPTFVGEGVLRSADITKDPRYGHAAPYHGMPEGHLPVRSYLAVPVVSRSGEVLGGLFFGHAEVGVFTEQAENLTLGLAAQTAVALDNSRLYSQLQGSHALLECRVEARTRELEEQAAALGAFVRFTEAAGLSTELLTLVREVFAVFSSFFTAGSAAYYEREGSSWHARVWTEDLAPEVVASITAGIAVDAPAFSKAERTGQPVFVDGWNPEQQQVAATQEYGTVALYPMVVGGEVAGILAVGLKDVQRWSEPSRAVVRSAGRSLNLALERAEVASQLAAQRDALEARTRALEAFARLTRDLTLEADPHALIRRASEIVLSLLPDGYAIYWEREGDLWRIGTQVGDVRHPELQRQLEAGLPYAQTPTVRVPFETGEPLYQDEYNRQGDNLKGRVEHISTTVSLPVKVAGEVRGVLVLGLFGQRRWTVTDRALLDTVMRSLTLTLEGARSARALQERTVELERSNAELERFAYVASHDLQEPLRTIASFTELINRRYGGQLDGSGRKFLGLVTQGAERMKVLIDDLLVFSRLNSVREPLRAVPLAGPLQEALERLRAATEGSGARVQVGKLPAVQGVPSELTQLFQNLIGNALKFRRPGVTPEVRITAERVAEGWRVAVRDNGIGIEPQYRERIFQIFQRLHLREEYEGTGMGLAIVRKVAEHHGGTVWVESVPGEGSAFFFTLRDAGEAG